A window of the Phaseolus vulgaris cultivar G19833 chromosome 5, P. vulgaris v2.0, whole genome shotgun sequence genome harbors these coding sequences:
- the LOC137835165 gene encoding uncharacterized protein isoform X1, giving the protein MRIPSNREFTRITPSAFSYHRLKSYVSDCRAVLLPSFGGPHLLELRSHVQVPPLKPHEVLVRTRAVSVNPLDTRMRAGYGRSIFGRLLPLILGRDVSGEVAAVGASVTSLSVGEQVFGALHPTAVRGTYTDYAILSEDEVTPKPDSLSHVEASAIPFAALTAWRGLKCTARISEGQRILVVGGGGAVGLTAIQLAAAAGCSVVTTCGSQSVERLLAAGAEQAVDYVAEDVELAIKGKFDAVLDTIGVSETERIGINFLKRGGHYMTLQGEAASLADRYGLAIGLPAATALLLNKQLLYRCTHGIEYSWTYMRADSDGLNEIRKLCQAGKMKIPVYKTFPITQVKDAHEAKDKRLIPGKIVLEFD; this is encoded by the exons ATGCGGATTCCGAGCAATCGCGAGTTCACGAGAATAACGCCCTCTGCTTTCAGTTACCACCGTCTCAAATCCTACGTTTCTGACTGCAGAGCGGTGCTTCTTCCTTCCTTCGGTGGGCCTCACCTGCTTGAGCTTCGGTCCCACGTGCAAGTCCCTCCGCTGAAGCCGCACGAAGTCCTCGTCCGCACGCGCGCCGTTTCCGTCAACCCCTTGGACACCCGT ATGCGTGCCGGTTATGGGCGTTCCATTTTCGGGAGGCTGTTGCCTCTCATTTTGGGGCGCGACGTCAGTGGTGAGGTTGCGGCGGTTGGTGCTTCGGTAACGTCGTTGAGTGTGGGAGAACAGGTTTTTGGGGCTCTGCATCCCACTGCTGTGAGGGGCACTTACACGGACTATGCGATTCTCTCGGAGGATGAGGTTACTCCGAAGCCAGATTCACTTTCTCATGTG GAAGCCAGTGCCATTCCTTTTGCTGCATTGACAGCTTGGCGCGGACTAAAATGTACAGCTAGAATAAGTGAGGG ACAAAGGATATTAGTAGTGGGAGGTGGAGGAGCTGTAGGGTTGACTGCAATTCAGCTTGCAGCAGCTGCTGGATGCTCTGTTGTAACTACTTGTGGAAGTCAAAGCGTAGAGAGATTGTTAGCTGCTGGTGCAGAGCAAGCTGTTGATTATGTTGCTGAG GATGTTGAATTGGCTATAAAGGGGAAGTTTGATGCTGTTTTGGATACTATTGGTGTGTCAGAGACAGAACGGATAGGCATTAATTTTCTGAAACGAGGTGGACATTACATGACACTTCAG GGGGAGGCAGCATCATTGGCTGATAGGTATGGACTTGCTATTGGGCTTCCAGCAGCTACAGCTCTTTTATTGAATAAACAGCTTCTATACCGGTGCACTCATGGAATAG AATACTCATGGACATACATGAGGGCTGACTCAGACGGTTTAAATGAGATTCGAAAGCTATGTCAAGCTGGGAAGATGAAGATACCTGTGTATAAAACGTTTCCCATAACACAAGTAAAAGATGCCCATGAGGCAAAAGACAAGAGGCTCATCCCAGGTAAAATAGTTTTGGAATTTGATTGA
- the LOC137835165 gene encoding uncharacterized protein isoform X2: MRIPSNREFTRITPSAFSYHRLKSYVSDCRAVLLPSFGGPHLLELRSHVQVPPLKPHEVLVRTRAVSVNPLDTRMRAGYGRSIFGRLLPLILGRDVSGEVAAVGASVTSLSVGEQVFGALHPTAVRGTYTDYAILSEDEVTPKPDSLSHVEASAIPFAALTAWRGLKCTARISEGQRILVVGGGGAVGLTAIQLAAAAGCSVVTTCGSQSVERLLAAGAEQAVDYVAEDVELAIKGKFDAVLDTIGVSETERIGINFLKRGGHYMTLQGEAASLADRYGLAIGLPAATALLLNKQLLYRCTHGIGFASLQFGAACLLFFLQAVGLTS, from the exons ATGCGGATTCCGAGCAATCGCGAGTTCACGAGAATAACGCCCTCTGCTTTCAGTTACCACCGTCTCAAATCCTACGTTTCTGACTGCAGAGCGGTGCTTCTTCCTTCCTTCGGTGGGCCTCACCTGCTTGAGCTTCGGTCCCACGTGCAAGTCCCTCCGCTGAAGCCGCACGAAGTCCTCGTCCGCACGCGCGCCGTTTCCGTCAACCCCTTGGACACCCGT ATGCGTGCCGGTTATGGGCGTTCCATTTTCGGGAGGCTGTTGCCTCTCATTTTGGGGCGCGACGTCAGTGGTGAGGTTGCGGCGGTTGGTGCTTCGGTAACGTCGTTGAGTGTGGGAGAACAGGTTTTTGGGGCTCTGCATCCCACTGCTGTGAGGGGCACTTACACGGACTATGCGATTCTCTCGGAGGATGAGGTTACTCCGAAGCCAGATTCACTTTCTCATGTG GAAGCCAGTGCCATTCCTTTTGCTGCATTGACAGCTTGGCGCGGACTAAAATGTACAGCTAGAATAAGTGAGGG ACAAAGGATATTAGTAGTGGGAGGTGGAGGAGCTGTAGGGTTGACTGCAATTCAGCTTGCAGCAGCTGCTGGATGCTCTGTTGTAACTACTTGTGGAAGTCAAAGCGTAGAGAGATTGTTAGCTGCTGGTGCAGAGCAAGCTGTTGATTATGTTGCTGAG GATGTTGAATTGGCTATAAAGGGGAAGTTTGATGCTGTTTTGGATACTATTGGTGTGTCAGAGACAGAACGGATAGGCATTAATTTTCTGAAACGAGGTGGACATTACATGACACTTCAG GGGGAGGCAGCATCATTGGCTGATAGGTATGGACTTGCTATTGGGCTTCCAGCAGCTACAGCTCTTTTATTGAATAAACAGCTTCTATACCGGTGCACTCATGGAATAG GTTTTGCATCTCTTCAATTTGGTGCCGCATGTCTTCTATTCTTTCTTCAAGCTGTTGGTTTGACATCATGA
- the LOC137835166 gene encoding uncharacterized protein, whose product METDRERPHRSTSSNSSSTSELFVCFTSRLSSSSMKLSSKSILSPSRSRDPPQISLSSSLSRRLKSNGSMKGGQASPMFPTAGKRRGCGFENPEPSSPKVTCIGQVRVKTKKQGKKIRARSKRRGEASFRKAEQGGANANGNANPNADLTRQNSQGFQHHQNCLKHRNQRWVHLPLTICEALREFSCFFPCRSSCMSSEKKDKGGGMEGGGLVREGSCGNGLGRWLVALQDGDGKGRGIELVMEKEMEDERERGERSHSQRRHVFEDVDVDLVVGEEEEKKSQDVVGEEEEKARVSICIPPKNALLLMRCRSDPVKMAALANRFWESPVHKNKCQEEEKEGEEHDDDSGDEDEQEVEDDDDKEQPIKVKEDDQQLQEEEVEGETKEDTICERGTETMVVVCKEEEQAGKESYEIENGENLESNEFHEVKEEEEKDDLEANENAIDKGETLTHPEAHSDLDNLKTEEKEVNLQEGKEEVRENNESSELSSTSETFTASEPENDDAEPETEAVTTETSEVSTEEEEEKLTPESETQDPTRDPNSDPESKERENGSKCEDRGRETLPECLLLMMCEPKLSMEVSKETWVCSTDFIRWLPERPVPAGGGKRLTGETYTKSKPKPKPSPSLMQPPRSSCSFPAVGGAAGVSMATMIEQKLMGSKSGNGYEPFVLTRCKSEPMRSSAKLAPEACFWNNRKLEPHPPAAQLGVGAPAGVGF is encoded by the coding sequence atggagACAGATAGAGAGAGACCCCATCGCAGCACAAGTAGCAATAGCAGCAGCACAAGCGAGTTGTTTGTTTGCTTCACTTCCCGTTTGTCCTCTTCATCCATGAAGCTCTCTTCTAAGTCCATTCTCAGCCCAAGCCGCAGCAGAGACCCTCCTCAGATTTCCCTCTCTTCTTCCCTCAGCAGGAGGCTCAAGAGCAATGGCAGCATGAAGGGAGGCCAAGCCTCTCCCATGTTCCCAACTGCTGGCAAGAGAAGAGGGTGTGGCTTTGAGAACCCTGAACCTTCTTCTCCCAAAGTCACTTGCATTGGCCAGGTGAGGGTTAAGACCAAGAAGCAAGGGAAGAAGATAAGGGCAAGGTCTAAGAGGAGAGGGGAGGCTAGCTTTAGGAAGGCTGAACAAGGTGGTGCAAATGCCAATGGAAATGCAAATCCTAATGCAGATCTCACTAGACAAAACAGCCAAGGGTTTCAGCATCATCAGAACTGCTTGAAGCATAGGAATCAGAGATGGGTGCATCTTCCCTTGACAATATGTGAGGCCTTGAGAGAGTTCAGCTGCTTCTTTCCTTGCAGGTCTTCTTGCATGTCAAGTGAGAAGAAGGATAAGGGTGGTGGAATGGAAGGAGGAGGACTTGTGAGAGAGGGTTCATGTGGGAATGGACTTGGAAGGTGGCTGGTGGCTTTGCAGGATGGGGATGGGAAGGGAAGGGGGATTGAGTTGGTGATGGAGAAAGAAATGGAGGATGAAAGAGAGAGAGGTGAGAGGAGCCACAGCCAGAGGAGGCATGTGTTTGAGGACGTTGATGTTGATTTGGTGGTTGGagaggaagaagagaagaagagtcAGGACGTGGTGGGAGAGGAAGAAGAGAAAGCAAGAGTTAGCATATGTATTCCTCCAAAAAATGCTCTGTTGTTGATGAGATGCAGATCTGATCCAGTCAAAATGGCAGCTCTTGCTAACCGTTTTTGGGAATCACCTGTTCACAAAAACAAAtgtcaagaagaagaaaaagaaggggAGGAACATGACGACGATAGTGGGGATGAAGATGAACAAGAAGTAGAAGATGATGATGACAAAGAGCAACCCATCAAAGTGAAAGAAGATGACCAGCAACTACAAGAAGAAGAAGTTGAAGGAGAAACCAAAGAAGATACCATTTGCGAAAGAGGCACAGAAACTATGGTGGTGGTCtgtaaagaagaagaacaagccGGGAAGGAAAGCTATGAAATTGAAAACGGAGAAAACCTAGAAAGCAATGAATTTCATGAAgtaaaagaagaggaagaaaaggATGACCTAGAAGCAAATGAAAATGCCATTGACAAAGGTGAAACTTTAACACATCCTGAAGCTCATTCAGATCTCGACAACCTTAAAACCGAAGAAAAAGAGGTTAATCTGCAAGAGGGTAAAGAAGAAGTGAGAGAAAACAACGAAAGCTCAGAACTTTCTTCCACCTCAGAAACGTTCACAGCTTCAGAACCGGAAAACGACGACGCAGAGCCAGAAACAGAAGCAGTGACGACCGAAACTTCAGAAGTGTCAacggaggaggaagaagagaaaCTGACTCCAGAGAGTGAAACGCAAGATCCGACCCGAGACCCGAATTCGGATCCAGAGTCAAAGGAGCGAGAAAATGGGTCAAAGTGCGAAGATAGAGGAAGGGAAACATTGCCGGAGTGCTTGTTACTGATGATGTGCGAGCCGAAGCTGTCAATGGAGGTGTCCAAGGAGACGTGGGTGTGCAGCACCGACTTCATACGGTGGCTACCGGAGAGACCTGTGCCCGCAGGCGGCGGCAAAAGGCTCACCGGAGAGACGTATACGAAGTCCAAGCCGAAGCCGAAGCCTTCTCCATCGCTTATGCAGCCGCCACGGTCGTCGTGCTCTTTCCCGGCGGTGGGCGGCGCCGCCGGAGTGTCGATGGCGACAATGATTGAGCAGAAGCTGATGGGGTCCAAATCAGGTAATGGGTACGAGCCGTTTGTGCTCACGCGCTGCAAGTCGGAGCCGATGAGGTCATCGGCTAAGCTGGCTCCGGAGGCTTGCTTTTGGAACAACAGGAAGCTTGAGCCGCACCCACCCGCAGCTCAGCTTGGGGTCGGCGCGCCGGCTGGTGTTGGGTtttga
- the LOC137835167 gene encoding LOW QUALITY PROTEIN: uncharacterized protein (The sequence of the model RefSeq protein was modified relative to this genomic sequence to represent the inferred CDS: deleted 1 base in 1 codon): MEPIGNSCCESSFCKEEKMEAADLLEECWFFDNLLKITPTMTRCHSDPYPSTGLISPPDFLVKDSCVSSYQSPRKPPNSGAFVHPKKIQRAPSMPPLRLREEQEGQKGSSTTTTSKLVHQPTDPVVSHSACKPRNAQMKGQHDSDCRRRKSKLLRTPSLPPSLGREEKFQVNDTGTGRSHKQPSTPTHIDILPPRQTSKTCSIPRCRPAKKTEVENFNTEGIMEMRRRYLNQKTMRRSLSDLEYEEVQGFKDLGFSFEKETLSPSLANILPGLQEKKRDETEEDKAARRPYLSEAWLVQSCAPIPNWASNKSAGDMKQQIKFWARAVASNVHQEC, from the exons ATGGAGCCAATTGGCAACTCTTGC TGTGAGTCTTCTTTTtgcaaagaagaaaaaatggaaGCTGCGGATCTTCTGGAGGAGTGCTGGTTCTTTGACAACTTGTTAAAGATAACACCAACGATGACAAGGTGTCACTCTGATCCTTACCCTTCCACTGGCCTAATAAGCCCCCCGGATTTTTTAGTGAAAGACTCTTGTGTGTCCTCTTACCAGTCACCAAGGAAACCACCAAACAGTGGTGCTTTTGTTCATCCCAAGAAGATCCAGAGAGCACCATCCATGCCACCATTGAGATTGAGAGAAGAACAAGAAGGCCAAAAAGGAAGCAGTACTACTACTACAAGCAAATTGGTGCACCAACCAACAGATCCTGTGGTGTCTCATTCAGCTTGTAAACCTCGTAATGCACAGATGAAAGGACAACATGACAGTGATTGTAGAAGAAGGAAAAGCAAACTGCTAAGAACACCATCTTTGCCTCCATCCTTAGGGAGAGAAGAAAAGTTCCAAGTAAATGATACTGGGACTGGCAGATCCCACAAGCAACCATCAACACCTACCCATATTGACATCCTGCCCCCCAGGCAAACCTCTAAG ACTTGTAGCATTCCAAGATGCAGACCAGCAAAAAAGACTGAGGTTGAAAACTTCAACACAGAGGGTATTATGGAGATGAGACGCAGGTACCTGAATCAGAAAACAATGAGGAGAAGCTTAAGTGATCTTGAATATGAAGAGGTTCAGGGGTTCAAGGATTTGGGATTCTCATTTGAGAAAGAAACCTTAAGTCCAAGTTTAGCTAACATACTACCTGGTTTGcaagagaaaaaaagagatGAAACAGAAGAAGATAAGGCCGCAAGGAGACCATACTTATCGGaggcatggttggtgcaaagtTGTGCTCCTATTCCAAATTGGGCTTCTAATAAGTCTGCAGGTGACATGAAACAGCAGATCAAGTTTTGGGCTAGAGCAGTGGCTTCAAACGTACACCAGGAATGCTGA